DNA sequence from the Podospora pseudocomata strain CBS 415.72m chromosome 2 map unlocalized CBS415.72m_2.2, whole genome shotgun sequence genome:
ATAGGATGGATGAAACGTGAAGATGAGGTTGGTTTTGAGGTCTTGATGGTGGAATAGGTCGAGGTAACAGAAAGGGTGTCTTACAAGATGTTGAACCAGGATAGTtgccagaggaggaagagctcgaagcggcgggaggggaggatgatgcgGGTGTAGGTGATGCcggggattttgagggggaggttcTTTTGGAGGAATTTGTGCTTTTCTTGGGCGTTGAGGTGCTCGGTTCTGTGCGGAGGTTAGTATAAGATTAGATGAGAGACATACAACAGCATTATGTGGAAAGCAGTCTGTCTAGGTATACAGGACCCAAGACATTGGCAACGTGACCAGTGTAACATGAACAAAAAGTACATTCAGAGTTCATGATCAGAAGAAATGATAGTAAATAGGGGCAGTACTTTGACCGGAGATCAATCACCGATTTGATGCCATAGACCTCTGTGAGACGGATCCTGTCTTTGTACGAAGCATCGTCCAATTTGGCTGAACGGAAAAGAATGCCTTCTTTGAGTACTCTATGGAATCAATGTTAATCACACTGCATCTACACGACTTGTAAGAATGTGGACATCTCTACTTCTTCCCCAGAAATGCATTCACCGTCTTGCCGACATCACGAAAGTTGATAATGCCGTCAAACTCATTGTACTCGGTGTCCTCGAGTTCGGACCGTGTATCAAGCATGGTGATATGCccagggcttggaggaggcaaagCTTTACACGCGATTGGCTAGTTGGAAAGTCGATGCTCTGGGCGGTCATGTGAAGGCTGCTGGATGGCTTGGAGCTTGTGGTGGACAAGTGGTGAGCTGTTTTGCTCGATCACGAGTCAAGGGTTTTGAGGCGGCGCACAGACGACGTTTCGTGATCGCCAATGGTGAGTGAGCCCGGCGGAGTGGATAGCAGGGGTGAATTTCAGCGGGGTTTTGGCGTAgggtggggttgaggatgtgAGTGCATCACGACACACATCACGGGTTTTTGGAAGACAGAAGAGAGGCAGAGAGATTTTGAAAGTGTACTTGTCATTGTGGCATTTGCTACTTCGTATTTCCTTATTtccggggagggaggtaggCAACTTTGGGATAGGCGAGAATGGGTGTCACCGGAAATGCTATGTGGTATTATGTCTCCCAGTACTACCGCCTGCACCAGTGGTTGTTCGGTTCTTCAGACATCTCAAAGTACATAGAACAGGCTGATGTCGATAGATGAAACAGAGGGGACCTACAGGTATTTCAACGATGTGTGGCTTTCTCAATGCCAAGCCACCCATGGCCTGTGCAGCAGCTGATGGTTGCTGTGGCGGCGCTGGGCGGGGATCCCAAGCCACCTGAACTCAGCTGCTTTTGGCACTCGCAGCGGGTCAGCTGCAGGGTTGCACTGCAGCTGTCGACGGTGTGAGAGGGCGAGCTGCTGATGAGGGCGATGACGTCGGCCAGGCTAGATGACGATGCTTTGTCCAGTAAGCTGCCGAACGGCCAACAGTCTGGAGATGAACGCCGTCTTATCTCTTGGAACACAAAGCCCTCATAGCCTAGAACTGGGTCCAGCTCCATTTCCTTTTGCCCAACATCAGACCAACTCTGCCGGCCCTTATGATTGCGCTCATCAGACAATCCAATACAAACGCTGAGACCGACCTATCCGACCAGGCTGTCTATCAATCTATTGCCTACCTATTCTCACCACCGAGCTGGCTACCCCATCTCACCAATCACCTGCATCTTTTGTTGTGCCTGGAATATTGAATTTTGTCTACAGCACAACTCACTGCCTACGTAAAGTCGCAAATCATCTCCGCCATCTGCCTGAACTGGGACTTTGGGCTTTTCTTGTGCAACTTCGTGTTTCCACTCACGAATCTCAATCAATTGCGCAACTTTCATACCTAAACATTCACAACATACATAGCGCAATGGTGTCGGCGTCACTAACCACACACGGGGTCGCACCTCGTCCCATAGCTCCGAGTAAGTTCCTTGCGGAGGTTCCTTCCTCTGACTTGCCCCATTGTTTACGTCAAACTTACAACTCTGCAGATAATACGGGCCGCCTGAGATATGCAAACGCCGAAGACCTTCCCGGCTACCCATCTGCTGGACTGACCGAGGGGAGCGCTGCTGCTAGTGCTGCTGCCACACTAGGCTGGGCAAACAGAAAACCGACAGAAGTCTGGAAGCCCAactccaacatcaccagtACATCCGCCTCAACCGCCGCGCTCTTGGCTGCCGGCAACAAGACATCACCAGTCGGCCGTGAGAACCAGCCCGTTGGCACCGCCGGATCTCAAGCCGCTGTGGCTGCTAGTTCAGCACAACGGCAACCGAgagcaccatcatcaccgccatcgcaGTGGGTGTCGTCAGCGGCAAACCTGGCTTTTAGTGCTAACAaaccgccgctgccgccaacCATCACTGTATCAAATGCAGCTGGGACGACCCCGGAACCAGCTACTCTTGGGAGGCAGAACTCTCTGCGCGCTGCCAAGGGGGCCATGGCAGGTTTGAGACCACGAGCAAAGTCGACTCCTCAACCTGTGGTACAAGAGACATATCCTGACCAAGCGAACTCCGCTTCGAATGCCCTGAGCGCTGCCACAATAGCACACCGACCAACGCTATCCGAAACGGGAGGAGCCGTTCCATTCACCACCATGGACAGGAGGATGTTTACTTCGAACCCACCCGTCAGGCTTGAAGTGGAGGAAAAGCAGAGAGCCGATGTGCTTCATGCTTCAGCAGTGGCCATGGCCAAGAGAATGTATAACCAACAGCAACGTCGGACAGAGGAGAGCACGAAAGCACATGCCCGATCCTCATCATTCCCCCGACACGATCCAAATCGCCCGCTAGATGCCGATGAAGAACCTCCCGTCATGCATAATAACCTGCAGGAGGCAGCATATCGATTGGCGCAGGAACGCCTTGCTAAACTGCAGGAGGAGCATCAGAAGAATCGGGACATGTCGGAATATTATGGAACACCAGGAGGGCCAAGCCGCACCAAGTTCGGAACGATCAGAGGGAGGCTCACTAGGAAACGCTCCTCTAGTGACGGAGATCTCCTTGAGGACCAACGACGTTCCCAGCACATCCGGAAGCAAATGTCGATGCTGAATAGCAAGCTGTCCGAGGTCGATGAAGAGAAACGAGCCAAGGACCGGCAAGCTTTACTTGCCGCTGCTCAACGCAACGTACGGGCTCAACTTCACGACATGGACGAGAAGGTGCTGGCAGAAAAGGGCGGAATCAAGGCGAAGCCCATGGGTGACTGGGAACGCAAAGCCTTGATAGCTGCTCAGACGAGGTTTGACGAGAACAATGCTTCGTATCACTCTGGAAAGATTGATATCGGTGGTGGAAAGTTTATGGACCAGTCTGAGGTGGACGCGATTGCCGCCAGAAAGGTTCAACCTTTGCTGGACGAAATTAACGAGAGGGCTGAACGTGAACAGGCGAGATTAGAGGACGAGCGtctggaagaagagagacgGCGGGAAGAGGCTGAGAGGGAAAGgctgagagagaaagaggtaCAAGATATTCATAAGAAACTCAAAGGTATGTTACTCCTCTCTTCCAGTGTCGTCTCAGCTGCTAACATTTTCAAGACCAACAGAAGGAAGACGAAAAGGCTCGCAAAGCTGAGCTCAAGGAAGAAAACAAGAGACGCAAGGAGGAAATCAAAGCCATCAAACAGGAGCATAAGCtggcggcgatggagggtaaacggaaggagaaggaggtgattggCCCCCCACCAGCAGTTGACACCGAAGAGACAGCCGTCGAGCCTGTCGCCGAGCCATCACCGGAGACAGAGGACAAGCAACCCACCACCGCGCACCGGCACGCCCTCTCCATCAGCTTCCCCCGCCGGAAAAAGATCACCAAAgaaacaccctcctcacctgaAAAATCCCCCAAATCAGAAGGAGAATCCCACGGCAAAGTCCGCACCTGGCTTCTATCCCGGCTCCCCCGTCCTCGCGCCAAATCCTCCAGCGCAGCAGAAGGCCCCAACGACCCAAGCACAGCTAAAAAAGGGGCCTTCATAGGCGGAGCAGCCCTTGCTCGCTTGGCACACAAcaactccagctccccaTCCGTAGCCGGCTCCCAACCCCAGGCAGCGATTAACCGCCCTTCCACCTCGGGAGCAGACAACCTTGGAACTAGCTCCTCCCTGCACGAAGTCGCGATGGCAGGCAGACCACAACCCCACGACGAGCCCGGGGAGGCAAGTGGCCtgaaccctcctccacctgcgATTGTCCGTCCGGTTACGCCAGCGAGGACGATATCGCAAGTTAGCGTGCCTGTCTCGGATGTCTCGGAGAGGACGGTGAGCAGTTTGAGTAGTAGTGATGACGGGCATACGGTGGATAAGTTTGTCGAGGCTAGGAGTCAGCTGGGGAGTCCGCTGACGCCGCCGAGGACGCtgggtgggaggttgggggttcCTGGTGCGGGGAGCAATGGGAGGTCGAGTCCGttagggaggagggagtcgagGTTTTCAGAGAATTTGTCGGAGTAGGAGACGACTGAGAcgatgatggggtggttgatggggtggttctggaggagggggtgaaatACGGGTACGGGTGGCGTCTTAATAATGGTGTTGTGGCTGGAAGTAAGCAACTTTGTCACTGGTTTGGGGAATAGCGTCAAGTTTGTAATGTTGGGCAACGGTGTCCTAGCAATAACAGAATGCGCGGTCATTCTGTCTTGTAGTTCACTTTTGTTTCGTTTATACGACCATTCATATACCCTGTGCTGTGCTTCCCTCTTGAGGCCCTTTCCCAAATGTGCCAAACGCCGACCAATGCGATATTTCCGTATTCATCCTGTCTCCTTATTTCATAGCCCCAAAATCCAGCTTCCTCGCCACTTTGCTCCCcctatcctccccctccaaaaccccattcctcctcttcaaatcTGCCCCCAtcttttcttccccccccccgctCTTCCTCGGCAAATCTTCCTTTCtcgtcggcttcggctccgtcctccaccacctgtGCTCCAGCATCTCCCTGGCCGTGATCCTCTTCTTCGGATCCAACGCCAACGTCTTGACCAacaaatccaccccctccgacCCCACCGCCCCGAACCGTCCCATGTACGCCTCTTTTCCCCACACAGGCGTCACCTCGCTGGGGACGGTATACTGGCTCAACTGCGTCACGCCCGGCCAGTTATCTTCCGTCGGCGTCCCAATCTGCTTGCAGATCAGCGCGATCTGTTCCACCTCTGTGTTGCCCGGGAGATACGCGGTTCGAATGATCAGCTCGGCGAACACCATGCCCACAGACCATATATCCACCGCGCCCGAGTAGTGCCTTGCGCCAAAGAGGAGCTCAGGAGGGCGGTACCAGCGGGTGATGACCGTGGccgtcatcctccaccccggaTCGGAGAACCCCCTCGCCAGACCGAAATCAGCGAGCTtgacctccccatcagcgGCGATGAGTAAATTGTTTGGTTTGATATCCCTGTGCAAGACGTAATTCTCGTGGCAGAACCAGACCGCCCTCGTGAGCATGCCCATCCAGGCTTTTATATCCCCCGCGCCGTACCGGACCCTGTCGACGTCCTTGATGAGCATTTCCAGGTCCCCGAGGGGGAGGTACTCGAGTACTAGATTCAAGTTTTGGTctttggaggagaagacgGAGTAGAGCTGGATGATGTTTGGGTGGCCGCGGAGTTCTTGGAGGTGTTTGAGCTCTCGGACGGCGTCGGGGGCGAGGCCGTCGTTGTATTGGGCTTGGACTTTTATCTTTttgatggcgacgagggaGGTTGGGTCGGAGCGGGAGTGCCCCAAGTAGACGTTGGCGTAGGTGCCTTCGCCTAGTTTGCGGCCTTTGACGTATTTGCGCTTTTCGAGCTCGTTCATTTGTTCGATTgggtcgagggtgagggagggagggggggtggtggaggaggaggggtcttgtcgggggagggggaggattggTTTGGCTGCTGAGAGGGGAGCACCGCTTGGGGTGCCATTGCTGGAGGTTtgttgagaggaggggggttggcgtTTGTGAGGGGAGCTGAGggatggttggggggggtAGACTAGGGGGGAGACGGCCATGGtcgcggtggcggtggtgaggtgaggttgtggtcAGTATGTATCGTGGGTTGTTGGAAAGTCAATCTGGAAAGTCAACCTGGAGTTCAGCCTTGCAGTGGCCGTCCGTGTGTGGGGAAGGTTTTGATTCCATTAGGGCGGTGAAAGACGGGTGACAAAGCGTTGACAGGGGTCTGCTGTATCTTTCGATCCGCCAAGCCCACTATAAATCGGCAgagccccctccctccccccccccacaccCTGCCCGTTGGAAGGGTCCACACTGCAGCGCCGCTGGAGTCACTGCGTCACCTCACCAGCATGGCCCTTCCTGACGTCACGCAAACCGGCAACGAACCATCTGGTCATGCTCCTGTCAAACTCATGTCCCTGTTGCACCACCACTTTGATAGCCAGTTCGGACTTGCAGCTTCCCGTGTTCCCGACAGAAGAGGTTTCGAGAGATAGAAGAAAACACAGGCTGGCTGCACGTCTCTCTCTTGTCTGACCCTTAACTCCGGCCTGTTTTGAACACGCAAGCAAGCAATGCCGATGATGGGAACACGGCTTATAATACAGCTAAGAAGACGATGATACCCCCATAGCCGCGTTGTGTCTCCtcgggttttttttttgcttttctctCTGGTCCCGTATTGAATCGTCTTGGATCCCACCTCTTGATTTTTCATCCCAACTTTTTTTCCCACTCACTATTCAGAGTGTCACccttgtttgttgttgaggcGAGGtcgtcaacaccaaccagcacTTGGAGGCACCACATatcaaacaaacaacacacacacacacacactacCACTGTCTCATAGCACTAAACCACTCACCACTCACAACCGCCCAAAATGCGCCACCTCCCCTACCTCTCCTACTACCTCTACCCCATCCTCGCAGGCCTCATCTGGCtagccaccctcctcgccctcctcatccactgGCTCGTCCCCCCCGTCTCCCGAGCGCACTACCCCTCCATGGCAGCCTCCCAACAAATAGCCTACATCTCCGACGTCGGCGCCTCAACACTAAAGcccctcttcatcaccggCTGCGTCCTCACCACTGTTTTCCTCGACATCTCCTTCGCGGCAGATTACTACCTCCGCCACAAAGGCCGGTTGGTCCCCAACCAAACCCGGACGGAGACAGTCCTCGCCTTTCTCACCATCGGGTTCGCAATCATTGGAACTGTCGGGTTGATTTTGCTCTCGGTGTTCGACACGGCGAGGTACCCGAAGCTGCACAATATTTTTTTGCTGCTGTTTATTGGGGGGTATGTGCTGTCGGCGATTTTTATTTGTTGGGAGTATCAACGGTTAGGTCAACGtacgcccccctcctcccctttctttgccccttcctttccccccaCTTTCAGGTTACTGACCTTGTGTGATGTGATAGACtataaacaccaccaccaactctccACATCCTTCTGGATCAAACTAACATTTGTCATTCTGGAAATCTTGCTAGCGATCGCTTTTGTGTCATGCACATTCACCCAGCACTACAACGCTGGCGCGGTGTTGGAGTGGGTTATTGCTTTTATCTTTTCGGCGTACGTGTTTAGCTTTGTGGTTGATCTCTGGCCTGCGATCAAGACGCAGCCAAACTTGAATTTGCACAACCCAAGAGAAAAAGGGATGGGTTTTGAGGGGAATGGGGGGCAGGTAGTGAATGGGAATGGGTATGGGAATGGGACGGGGGACATGAGGTATGTCGGGGCGAgcgagatggaggagggcgggggggagagTAGCGGGAGTCATTTGCCCATTCAGGGGTATGGGAATGCAGTGGGCGGTGGgccggtgatggggttgacggATCACAGTAGCAGGCCggtgacgagggagagggggttggccGGTAACTTCTAATTTTCTGGGTTTTAGCTATGCTTGGAAGGGAGTTTTAGTTGGGGTTCTCTGGTCTGGTCTGTTTTGGGAGAAGAGCGGGGGCTGGATATGGTAGATGTAGATACGATTCTGGTTTTTTGTCTGGTCGTGTCTGTCGGTAAATTGCATAGCCAAGAGCGCTTCTTCAGAACAAACGCTTGGTGTGGCCGGAAGTTATCCCttcgttttattttcgaAGGCTATGAACCCATATATTGCCGTGGAGAAACGTTCCTCGTACTCATCAATCATAAACATCACGCTTGTCTTTTACCGCTTACTTACGCCCTCCCCTCGCCGCTCCTAAtaaccatcctcccctccgccgcctcggcagccAAAAACCCCCTCGTCACCGGATCCTCCACCAACTGTCTATCAgtcccctgctgctgccccctCTTCAAATGCCCAAACAAACAGCTCCACAAATCCtccccctgcaccacctcccccgcaaTAACCCCgtccctccccatcagcctCCCCAGCTTAGCCTGCTGCATCTCCAACCTATCCGCCTcttccaaatccaccaccgccaccactgTCCCAGccctctttcctttccctttgcccttgccattatcatcatcctgctgctgttgtccccccccacccccaatatgctccaacctcttcctcacaCTCAAATCATATATCCCCTCCTCGACCGTCCCCTCCACCAGATACAACCACACCGTcgtctcctgctcctgcccgATCCTGTCCACCCTTGCTATCGCCTGCAGTTCAAGCGCAGTGTTGAGCATTGGTTCACAGATGAAAACATGGCTTGCGTTGACTAGATTCAACCCTGAAGAGTGTGCTCGCGCGGATAATAAAAAGACTTCAACGGAAGGGTCGGatttgaaggaggtggtgccgTTGGGTTTGTCGAAAGAGGTGTACCCTATGTGATACCTCTTGAAAGCAAGAGCGAGGACTTCGAGGAATTCCTTGTATTGGGAAAAGATGATTGATTTCGCTCCGGGGTCCGAACTCCGGAGCCAGAggagatggcggaggagggtgtcgacTTTGGTTGTGTACGAGGGCCCGGAGGAAGGGAGGTCGATGGATTTGATTTGGGAAAGCTTTTCTGGGTTGAAGGTGCTGTagattgttgttgtgggttggggtggactggtgggggaggaggaggatgagggctgATCGTTGGGACTGGacgaaggagcaggagctgctgttgttgactcAGGATGGAGTTTGAGTTCCTGAGGTTTGAGACTTATGtcgtggaggttgttggagttGAGCTGCCTCTTGCAGACGGGGCACTTTCTGTGGGCTTTCCACCAGAGAGTTATGCATTCTTTGCAGAATTGGTGGCCGCATACCGTCAAAACTCCGATCGAGAAGGTAGACTGACAGATGATGCACGTCTTGGACTCTTCGGAGCCTGATTCGGTGTCTTTCAGGTGGATCACTACGAACAGTGTTAGCTAGATATTCGACATATTGTCATGATGAAGGGACTTACAGTATCTGTGCTTGGCTTCAGCAGCTGCAAGCTTCCCCTGCAAAGTCTGCACTTGCTTGTCCGCCGTCCGAAGCGCCGTCTGAAGAGGTCCCTCCTCTCTAGAGCCCTCATAATCACCGACCATATCGGAAACCTCTTGAAGCTGACGATAAAAGGCCAACCGAGCATTGAGCGTATCCATGCACTTTTCtgtctccttctccatggACGCAACAGCCTTCGCCTGGTCATTCTGGTGACTAGTTGTCGACTTGAGCAGTGCATCGGCAATCTCAAGCTCGGCAGCAGCCCTTGCACTTCCTGAAGCCGTGTCTTGTCTCAGCTTCAGAGTCAAACCTCGCAGCTCTGATACCACCCCTCTCAATGAACTGAGTGCCTGCCCCTCAACAAAAGGAGGCTTGATAGCCTGGCTCTcagcaagaagctggaggagcttttCGGGAAAAGGTCCGTCTCCCTCAGCCGCCATCCGAGCAGCAACTTTGGTCTCATGTTCCACCAAAAAGTTCTTCTGTCCAGTTACCGCGGCTGACCGGTCAGCAAGAGCGGTGCGGAGGACTTGAAGATAGACAAGAATCTCGTCTTGGAGCTTGGTCGATTGCTCGTACTCTTCACCAGTGACCTCGTCGTTATCTTCGTCGACCAGCGgtttgagaagaagctgaatAACGTGCTCTCGCCATTCATCTATCTGGTTTGCTTGTTCGTCCAAAGCCCCGCCGATGTCTGTCAAGGCATCGACGATTCTGCTCGTCTCGAGTCCCGATTGACTGGGAGGCTTGAATTCAGGGATCTCGGCAAAATTTTGCTCCGCAGCCCGATGAGCCAAGTGCTCCATTAGCTTGGTAGCCTTCTTGTGGCTCTGAAGGTTGTGTTAGTCAGATCCCACTTTTTCCGGAAGAAGCAGAATTGTGATGACACACCTCTTGAAGAATCTCCTTTCTGATCTCTTTGGCGCGGTCATAGCTTTCCAcctcgagcttctccagctctttGAACTCATCCGAGTCCTTCACAGTCGACGTCTCATCTGTCTTGATCGTAAAGTATGCATTTCCACAGAAGAACACAGCAGCATGCTGTACCTCTAAAGCAGAACGCAACCTGCGTCGAGCCTCACCGACCTGAGCAGACCAAAACTCCTCACGCTCCCCCTCATCAGtctcttcatcgtcatcacTCTCTGATGTCGGGTTGCGAGGCTTTCGTGCTTTTCGTGCCTCCTCCTGAGCTTGTCGAAACTGTTGATGACATTCTGCAACCCAGCCATTGGCCTTATTGAGCACCTCCTTCCACAAAGCCAACGCATCTCTCACCCGCTTCTGACATGCTAGGATTTGTCCACGTGCGAGCTGCCACTGGAGCAGGTTACGTTGGTCGGTCCTCATGGCTGCCTCACTCTGTTCCAGCATGGCTTCCAGAACCTCCATGACCGTCCGCATAGGCGCAGACTTTTGGCCCAACGCTCGACGATTCCGACTCCCCACCTCGGGATGCAAAGCTGTCTGACGAAGTCGATCGAGAGCCACACGCATAGCACTCTGGACAGCGGGATCTTCAGGGTCCCAATCATCACTCAGCGGGTTGCCTTGCCTATCAAGACCGCAACTAGCCGTCAGTTCCTCGAAAAGACTCTGATAATGCTGTTCCTCGACAGCAGTAAAAGGCATCGTGATGACATAGCGCTTCTGAGGCGGGATCTTGATCTCGCTCTTGACCATGGATTTTGTGTGGCGCATGGATAGAAGTCGAAATAGCTCTCGGAATGACTGCTTGTCTCGCCTTGAGAGAAGATTCCATACCTTGCCAGGGACTGCAAAGAGGTCGTAACGGAGGAACAGAAGAAGACCACGGAGATCCTTCTGGATATCGTCCTTCACTGGCGTACCAGTTACCCCCCAAGCATTAATCCTTGGAATTCGACGAGCCAGTTGCGCTGCGTTGGTACTCCAGTTTTCCACCATCTGGGCCTCGTCGATGCACACTCGCCACCAAGAGACCTGTACAAGAGGGGACTTGACCGATTCATATTGTTTCGCGTTCCGCATCGATCGCACAGGCTCGTCAGAAGCTGCCCATATTTCAGTCCTTAGCACCTCGTACGTTGTGACTACAACATCCTGCTGAGCAAGGTACTCTGCTGAGagttcttggccttctttgGATGCTTTTCTGATTCCAGGATAGAACAGTACGTTGAGAGATGGTGCGTGACGTTGAATCTCCGAAAGCCACTGATCAAGCAGCGTAGTAGGCGTGACGATCAGTGTTGCCGATGATGCAAGTAGCTCCCTTCCTAGAAAGTGGTCGTAGACCATGACATTGGTTTCCGGGCGAGGATGCAAAAGCATCAGGCTGATGACTTCCAGCGTCTTCCCGAGACCCATTTCTTCAGCGAGAATCCCGCCCGGGGGGCCCTCCAGAGCCTCAAATAAACCGGTATCTGTTGTGACCGCACCGATCAGCGGGCTCAAATAGATCGTGttgccatcaacatcatgagCCTTCGACCAAGAAATTGGTAACTCGGTCGAATCTGACGGCGGATTTGGCACGACACCGCCCACGCCGTTGTGTGCATCTTGAGACCACCGTACACCCTCCCGCTTTAGCAACCACTGGACGGCTCTCTGCTGGAATGGGTACAGTTTTGCCTCTAACCGTGGGACCTCCATTTTTGAGACCTCTGCATCGAAGCTTTGCTTGTCTGGGACACATGCAGCCTCGTAAAAGTCTTGAGGCGACCATGAGAGCGAGGATAATTTATCCTTGGGCAGGGCCAGCTCCGGGTACCATGTCGAAAACACGATATTTCGAAGCGTCTCCTGTGGCGATGTGGCAGCCCTTTTGCTGCTCCAAACTGTAACTTGTTCATTCCATCTGACCTCAATTGAGACCTCAAGACGGAGGGCTGGACCGCTCTGCTGGATGGACATGGCCACAGCGGTCCACAGACATCCTTCATCGCCGGGATCGACACCTTGAGTATGAGCCACCTCCAACGCTGCTCTCAAGGTTGGGGATATTTCATCGCCTTGTAGCCGGAACGAGAGATGAAAGTTTGAGTTTCGGGATTTTGTCCGAGGTCCAATTATCAGTTGAAAATCGGACGAAGGGACGAATATCTGAGCCGATTGGGCAGTGAAGACCTGCAAGGCGATGATATTGCTGACATCTCGGGATGTGCTCAGTCCATTGTAGTCGAAATCTGGTGCGTCGGTAATGAGAAGCGACAGAGATTCCCGTGCTACTGTTATCACACCATGGCGTGATGTCTTGGCCCGTTTTGCAGGATGTTCTGAGCCCTGCTGATCCTTGGGGACCGACATAGGGGCGGACCGAAGCTGCGTCAGAAACGCTGTAACATTTTCGCCTTCGTTGGCAGCATCTTCCGCGGGGGATGAtttccttgaccttctcgcAGCCAAGCTTTGCGCCCTTCGGCTGGCCTTGGGGGGCATTCTTCCAAGATGAGTGACGAGAGATAAGTTACTGCCCACCCCTACATAAGGAGGGGGCAGCTTTCAATGAAAAGGTTGCTGCCACCTGGTAAATTTCCATGGAATATCAGATCTACGGCAGGTTAGTAACATGAGGAGTATAAAACGGTGTATTGTCAAGCTCACGTGTAGACAACTGTTTGTGGCCGACTGGGTAGTCTCGAGAATATGTCCAGGTATGTGAGCGACGTTGGTTGCCTATGCGAGAGCAAAAGGTCAAGGGTGATATAAAACCGATTACCAAGCTGATGTCGCCTTCTAGCTGGGATGGACATATAGCTGGCTGGAGCAGCTTTCACGATGTGAT
Encoded proteins:
- the EIS1 gene encoding Eisosome assembly protein (EggNog:ENOG503NYY1; COG:S), producing the protein MVSASLTTHGVAPRPIAPNNTGRLRYANAEDLPGYPSAGLTEGSAAASAAATLGWANRKPTEVWKPNSNITSTSASTAALLAAGNKTSPVGRENQPVGTAGSQAAVAASSAQRQPRAPSSPPSQWVSSAANLAFSANKPPLPPTITVSNAAGTTPEPATLGRQNSLRAAKGAMAGLRPRAKSTPQPVVQETYPDQANSASNALSAATIAHRPTLSETGGAVPFTTMDRRMFTSNPPVRLEVEEKQRADVLHASAVAMAKRMYNQQQRRTEESTKAHARSSSFPRHDPNRPLDADEEPPVMHNNLQEAAYRLAQERLAKLQEEHQKNRDMSEYYGTPGGPSRTKFGTIRGRLTRKRSSSDGDLLEDQRRSQHIRKQMSMLNSKLSEVDEEKRAKDRQALLAAAQRNVRAQLHDMDEKVLAEKGGIKAKPMGDWERKALIAAQTRFDENNASYHSGKIDIGGGKFMDQSEVDAIAARKVQPLLDEINERAEREQARLEDERLEEERRREEAERERLREKEVQDIHKKLKDQQKEDEKARKAELKEENKRRKEEIKAIKQEHKLAAMEGKRKEKEVIGPPPAVDTEETAVEPVAEPSPETEDKQPTTAHRHALSISFPRRKKITKETPSSPEKSPKSEGESHGKVRTWLLSRLPRPRAKSSSAAEGPNDPSTAKKGAFIGGAALARLAHNNSSSPSVAGSQPQAAINRPSTSGADNLGTSSSLHEVAMAGRPQPHDEPGEASGLNPPPPAIVRPVTPARTISQVSVPVSDVSERTVSSLSSSDDGHTVDKFVEARSQLGSPLTPPRTLGGRLGVPGAGSNGRSSPLGRRESRFSENLSE
- the KIN28 gene encoding TFIIH complex serine/threonine-protein kinase subunit kin28 (EggNog:ENOG503NWVI; COG:D; COG:K; COG:L), with protein sequence MAVSPLVYPPQPSLSSPHKRQPPSSQQTSSNGTPSGAPLSAAKPILPLPRQDPSSSTTPPPSLTLDPIEQMNELEKRKYVKGRKLGEGTYANVYLGHSRSDPTSLVAIKKIKVQAQYNDGLAPDAVRELKHLQELRGHPNIIQLYSVFSSKDQNLNLVLEYLPLGDLEMLIKDVDRVRYGAGDIKAWMGMLTRAVWFCHENYVLHRDIKPNNLLIAADGEVKLADFGLARGFSDPGWRMTATVITRWYRPPELLFGARHYSGAVDIWSVGMVFAELIIRTAYLPGNTEVEQIALICKQIGTPTEDNWPGVTQLSQYTVPSEVTPVWGKEAYMGRFGAVGSEGVDLLVKTLALDPKKRITAREMLEHRWWRTEPKPTRKEDLPRKSGGGEEKMGADLKRRNGVLEGEDRGSKVARKLDFGAMK
- a CDS encoding uncharacterized protein (COG:S; EggNog:ENOG503NY06); translation: MRHLPYLSYYLYPILAGLIWLATLLALLIHWLVPPVSRAHYPSMAASQQIAYISDVGASTLKPLFITGCVLTTVFLDISFAADYYLRHKGRLVPNQTRTETVLAFLTIGFAIIGTVGLILLSVFDTARYPKLHNIFLLLFIGGYVLSAIFICWEYQRLGQHYKHHHQLSTSFWIKLTFVILEILLAIAFVSCTFTQHYNAGAVLEWVIAFIFSAYVFSFVVDLWPAIKTQPNLNLHNPREKGMGFEGNGGQVVNGNGYGNGTGDMRYVGASEMEEGGGESSGSHLPIQGYGNAVGGGPVMGLTDHSSRPVTRERGLAGNF